The Terriglobus roseus region CGATCTGCCGAAGGGTTCTCCGGTGACTCGTTATGGTGTCACCATAGGCACGACGAATGCTGATGTTCCGCGCGGCGCGTGGGTACATGAAGGATTGATGGAAGAACCTGCTGCGCCTTCGTTACAGGACGCTCCGTTTGGTGGCGCGCCAGTTCCGGATATGTCTCCGCTTGAAGGCATTACCTTTCAGGGTTATCGCAACGCCGATGGCACGGTGGGCACGCGCAACATCCTTGCCATTAGCACTACTGTGCAATGTGTCTCGGCCACTGTGGATTATGCGGTGAAACGCATTAAGCAGGACCTGCTGCCAAAGTATCCCAATGTGGACGACGTCATTGCCATCACGCATAACTATGGCTGTGGCATTGCGTTTTATGCGCCGGGATCTGAGATTCCTATTCGCACGCTGCGCAATCTGGCGTTGAATCCGAATCTTGGCGGCGCGCCCATGGTGGTGAGCCTGGGTTGCGAGAAGATGCAGCCCTCATCCATGCTGCCTGCGTCGACATTGCCCGTGCTGCAGCAAGCACCGTATGTGGTGACACTGCAGGATGAAGAACATCACGGCTTCATGGAGATTGTCTCTGCCATTCTTGAGATGGCGGACAAGCGTTTGGAAGAACTGAATCGGCGCACACGCGTGACATGCCCTGCAAGCGATCTTGTCGTGGGTATGCAGTGCGGCGGCAGTGATGCTTTTAGTGGAGTCACGGCGAACCCCGCAGTGGGTTATGCGAGCGATCTGCTGGTGCGTGCGGGCGCCACGGTGATGTTCAGTGAAGTAACCGAGGTGCGCGATGGCATCCACATGCTGACGGCGCGCGCAGCGAATGATGATGTGGCGCGTGCATTAATTCGCGAGATGCAGTGGTATGACGATTATCTTGCGCATGGCGGTATGGATCGCAGTGCGAACCCAACCCCCGGCAATAAAGCCGGTGGACTGAACAACATTGTGGAGAAGGCGATGGGTTCCATTGCCAAGAGTGGTCGCTCGCAAATCCATGGTGTGCTTGGGCCGGGGGAGCGTGCATCGACAAAGGGATTGCTCTTTGCAGCAACACCCGCGAGTGATTTTGTGTGCGGTACGCTGCAGCTTGCGGCGGGGATGAACATGCATGTGTTCACTACTGGACGCGGGACGCCTTATGGTTTGGCGATGGCCCCAGTGATTAAGTTGAGCACGCGATCACCGCTGGCGCGGCGCTGGCATGACCTGATTGACATCGATGCGGGCACGATCGCCACAGGCGAAGAGACGATCGCACAGGTGGGCGAGCGCATCTTCCAGATGATCCTGGATACGGCGAGTGGAAAACATACAACGTGGGCGGATCACTACGGTTTGCACAATGAGTTTGCTTTGTTTAATCCTGCACCCATCACTTAGAGAGAGCGCTTTCGGGCAATAAAAAAGGGCGCAGCTTTGGCTGCGCCCTTTCCTTATGTTTCAAACCTTACTTCGAAACCTTGAAGTCCTTCACGGTTACGTCGGTGTTGTGCGCCATGCGGATGCCAGCGAAGCCGTCGGTAGACTTCAGCTTGCCATCGCCTACGACCTCTGACTTGTTGTAGGTGGCGACGGTTGCGCCGTTGATCATGCAGGAAACGGTGTCGCCCTTCACCTGCATGGCGATCATCTGGGTTACCGGCTGGCCAGGGCCTGCGGCCTTATGCACGGCATCGTTTGCTGTGGGGCGGCGTCCGCCCAGCTGGAAGGCATCGGGGGAGAATCCGCGCACGATGAAGGTGCCGTTGCCATATGCGGTGCAATAGAGGCCATTGCCGCCTTCACCTGCGATAGCGATGCCGTAGGGATGCGGATGGTCGTTGCGGTTCATGTACTGCGGTTCCGTGAACGTTGCGGAAACGGTGTAGTCACCCTTGAGGGCCTTCTTCGTGTCCCAGTAGGTGAGTGCGGGGCCGGTCATGATGTGGAAGCCACCTGCTTCGGCCTTGAAGCTGGAGTCCTTTTCGCTTTGGCCCTGCTTGATGGCGCCAGCGTCCACGGTTGCCTTCCATCCGGAAACGAAGATGCCGCCGTCCTTGATGGGAGTCGCTTTTTCTTCGTGCTGCATAGCGCCTGCGGGAGCCTGTGCGTAAAGCATCACGGGCGCAAGTGCGAGGAGGGTGCTACAGAGTACCTTGTGCATGACGTGTGTATCCTGTGCCGCTGAGATGATGGCGGGGGGCCGCCGACGTTCGGCACTCATTCTACTGCGGTTCGTGTGCATGCTGCGCAAAATCCGCGGGAAATCGCGTTATGCTCACAGCACCGACCATGCGAATCCTCCCGGCCATAGTTGCATTGTGTGTTTCCATCCCTATTGCTGTCGCGCAGAAGCCGTTCAGCGTGGCCGATGCGTTGTCTGCACCGTTTATGAACCAGCTCACCGCCGCTCTGTCGAAAAACCGCGTGGCGTGGTTTGTGGATGACGGGGGGAAGCGTAATGTGTGGGCTGCGTCGCCCACAGAGAAGGCGCGCTCGCTGACGCATTACACGCAGGATGATGGACAAGATATTGATGACATCATCTGGTCGCGGGATGGTGAGCGCGTGGCGTACACGCATGGCACCGGCCCCGACGGTAGTGAGCATCCGGTGGCGGCGAATCCAGCGCATCTGCAGGAAGATGTGCAGCAGCGGGTGGAGATTGCTACGTGGGATGGTGCGGTGCGTGTGGTGGGCGCTGGGCACAAGCCAGTGTTTTCGCTTGATGGCAAGCGTGTGTTTTACCTGCATAGCGGAAAGATTTATGCGGCCGACGTTACTGATGCTTCGAAGCAGCCAGAGCAGTTGGTGATTGCAGAGGGGCAGGCTTCGCAAATCCGGCTCTCACTGGATGGAACGAAGCTTGCGTTCGTCTCCAACCGTGGCGATCACAGCTTTATCGGTGTGTTTACCTTTGGCAGCAAAACGCTACAGTATGTCGATCCGGGCACAGGGAAAGACCATGACCCCTTG contains the following coding sequences:
- the garD gene encoding galactarate dehydratase translates to MKPLRIQLQPEDNVAIVVNEGGLPTGTVFDDGLTLVEHVPEAHKVALVDLPKGSPVTRYGVTIGTTNADVPRGAWVHEGLMEEPAAPSLQDAPFGGAPVPDMSPLEGITFQGYRNADGTVGTRNILAISTTVQCVSATVDYAVKRIKQDLLPKYPNVDDVIAITHNYGCGIAFYAPGSEIPIRTLRNLALNPNLGGAPMVVSLGCEKMQPSSMLPASTLPVLQQAPYVVTLQDEEHHGFMEIVSAILEMADKRLEELNRRTRVTCPASDLVVGMQCGGSDAFSGVTANPAVGYASDLLVRAGATVMFSEVTEVRDGIHMLTARAANDDVARALIREMQWYDDYLAHGGMDRSANPTPGNKAGGLNNIVEKAMGSIAKSGRSQIHGVLGPGERASTKGLLFAATPASDFVCGTLQLAAGMNMHVFTTGRGTPYGLAMAPVIKLSTRSPLARRWHDLIDIDAGTIATGEETIAQVGERIFQMILDTASGKHTTWADHYGLHNEFALFNPAPIT